The following proteins are encoded in a genomic region of Brachypodium distachyon strain Bd21 chromosome 1, Brachypodium_distachyon_v3.0, whole genome shotgun sequence:
- the LOC100839157 gene encoding thioredoxin-like protein AAED1, chloroplastic: MDATTAASLPRLSVPPAPRPTITPSRFRPNDAPVPSRRRLSLRFHRSPVAAAAAASSPSATSSSPEPGSGIGDALGGVSIFSAATGEPVLIRDLWDQNEGMAVVALLRHFGCPCCWELASVLKDARERFDSAGVKLIAVGVGTPDKARILAERLPFPLDCLYADPERKAYDLLGLYFGVGRTFFNPASVKVFSRFESLKEATKNYTIKATPDDRLSVLQQGGMFVFKGKELLYARKDEGTGDHAPLDDVLDICCKVPVA; the protein is encoded by the exons ATGGATGCGACCACGGCCGCCTCGCTCCCACGCCTCTCCGTCCCGCCGGCCCCTCGCCCTACCATCACCCCCTCCCGCTTCCGCCCCAACGACGCCCCTgtccccagccgccgccgcctcagcctccgTTTCCACCGCTCGCCGgtggcagctgctgctgccgcaaGCTCCCCGTCCGCTACATCCTCTTCTCCGGAACCAGGGTCGGGCATCGGTGATGCGCTAGGTGGCGTCTCCATCTTCTCTGCGGCCACCGGCGAGCCCGTCCTCATCAGGGATTTGTGGGACCAGAATGAG GGAATGGCTGTCGTTGCGCTGCTAAGGCATTTCGGGTGTCCTTGCTG TTGGGAGTTGGCCTCCGTGTTGAAGGATGCGAGGGAGAGATTCGATTCGGCTGGCGTCAAACTAATTGCTGTTGGTGTTGGCACTCCTGATAAAGCCCGGATTCTTGCTGAGCGT CTGCCCTTTCCATTGGATTGCCTCTATGCAGATCCTGAACGCAAG GCTTATGATCTCTTGGGTCTATATTTTGGTGTCGGTCGTACATTCTTCAACCCAGCTAGT GTGAAAGTGTTCTCTCGATTTGAGTCCCTGAAGGAGGCAACgaaaaactatacaatcaaagCCACCCCAGATGATAGGCTGAGTGTCCTGCAACAG GGTGGAATGTTTGTGTTCAAAGGGAAAGAACTGTTATATGCAAGGAAAGATGAAGGCACAGGTGATCATGCCCCTTTAGATGATGTCCTTGACATCTGCTGTAAAGTTCCAGTCGCCTGA
- the LOC100822079 gene encoding uncharacterized protein LOC100822079 yields the protein MLLVSQAANGSLSARRLPSKPAASHRSANPYPLFANPRVARRRLALSGVADARDAPRRASSAPPPPLAAAGEGPSGSPAAAEDPTVLVGVSDDRVPLEGVIQVERPGDGAAQSKLVSYAKVGLLAGGDLLCLLVFSAIGRLSHGLPVLDAETFKTADPFIAGWLLSSYLLGGFGDDAKGSNGVGNAVTVVAKSWVVGIPLGIAIRSVASGHLPQTPFILVAMGSTGVLLTAWRALASQLLSTGQSKKDDVYKKGNPFELFELLTSLVRRW from the exons ATGCTGCTGGTAAGCCAGGCCGCGAACGGCTCCCTCTCCGCGCGGCGGCTGCCTTCCAAGCCAGCCGCCAGCCACCGGAGCGCCAACCCCTACCCTCTCTTCGCCAACCCCCGcgtcgcgcgccgccgcctcgcgctcTCCGGCGTCGCCGACGCGCGTGACGCGCCCCGCCGCGcgtcctccgcgccgcccccgcccctcgcggccgcgggggaggggccctccggctcccccgccgccgccgaggacccCACCGTCCTCGTCGGCGTCTCCGACGACCGCGTGCCCCTCGAGGGCGTCATCCAGGTCGAGAggcccggcgacggcgccgcgcAGTCCAAGCTCGTCTCCTACGC GAAGGTGGGGCTTTTGGCCGGAGGGGATCTACTTTGCCTTCTGGTCTTCTCTGCGATAGGAAGGCTGAGCCATGGGCTGCCCGTTCTTGACGCCGAGACGTTCAAGACGGCCGACCCGTTCATTGCTG GTTGGTTGCTTAGCTCCTACCTCCTCGGTGGGTTTGGAGATGATGCAAAAGGAAGCAATGGTGTGGGAAATGCTGTAACTGTTGTGGCAAAATCCTGGGTTGTCGGGATACCG TTAGGAATTGCCATTCGTTCAGTGGCATCTGGGCATCTTCCACAAACTCCTTTTATCTTGGTGGCCATGGGGAGTACTGGGGTTTTGTTAACTGCTTGGCGAGCTCTGGCTTCCCAACTTCTTTCCACTGGACAGAGCAAGAAGGATGATGTCTACAAGAAGGGAAACCCCTTCGAGCTTTTTGAG TTGCTCACATCGCTGGTAAGGAGGTGGTGA